The Candidatus Hydrogenedentota bacterium genome includes a region encoding these proteins:
- a CDS encoding MFS transporter, translated as MNESASNRRALALCYGGMMCIAIGTSLIPVFLTSFSDAFGGGAGLTDEQLGRISAIMFAGFTAGILGGGPLADRWGAKGFALLGAALTMGGLAVTAAAHSYGALLAASVLLGLGAGVLDMVMSPIVSALRPDRRTEALNWLHAFYCVGSVATVLFCSAGLHFGMTWRTITLLMIAAPAIVFAGFLPLHVPALVHEDAERTPLRRLFSSAGFVAGLAIIFLAGAAEQGIVQWLPAYAERGLGFSKTVGGVTLAAYSVLMIAGRMLAAVAARRIRAVPLMRGACALLAACILVACFAPRGVALAACILTGWAVSCLWPTTLGLVADRFPHGGASMFALLAGLGNSGCIVMPWVIGFVAEHSQLRLGLATTVLCPLAIIVLLAAIRR; from the coding sequence GTGAACGAATCCGCCTCGAACCGCCGCGCGCTGGCCCTCTGTTACGGGGGCATGATGTGCATCGCCATCGGCACGAGCCTGATCCCGGTCTTCCTCACGAGTTTCAGCGACGCCTTCGGCGGCGGGGCCGGCCTGACGGACGAGCAACTCGGCCGGATCTCGGCCATCATGTTCGCGGGGTTCACGGCGGGCATTTTGGGCGGCGGCCCGCTGGCCGACCGATGGGGCGCAAAGGGATTCGCCTTGCTGGGCGCCGCATTGACCATGGGCGGACTCGCCGTCACGGCGGCGGCCCACAGTTACGGAGCATTGCTGGCTGCATCCGTGCTGCTTGGACTCGGCGCGGGCGTGCTCGATATGGTGATGAGTCCGATCGTGTCCGCCTTGCGGCCCGACCGGCGCACGGAAGCGCTCAACTGGCTTCATGCATTCTACTGCGTCGGATCCGTCGCAACGGTCTTGTTCTGCTCGGCGGGGCTGCATTTTGGCATGACGTGGCGAACGATTACGCTGCTCATGATCGCGGCGCCCGCCATCGTATTTGCCGGCTTCCTCCCCTTGCACGTGCCCGCGCTCGTGCATGAGGACGCCGAGCGAACGCCGCTACGCCGCCTGTTCTCATCGGCGGGATTCGTGGCCGGCCTTGCGATCATTTTCCTCGCGGGCGCCGCCGAACAGGGAATCGTCCAATGGCTCCCCGCCTACGCCGAACGCGGTCTCGGCTTCAGTAAAACCGTGGGCGGCGTGACATTGGCCGCCTATTCCGTCCTGATGATCGCCGGGCGCATGCTGGCGGCCGTCGCGGCGCGCCGCATCCGCGCCGTGCCCCTCATGCGCGGGGCCTGCGCGCTCCTTGCCGCCTGCATTCTGGTTGCCTGCTTCGCGCCGCGCGGCGTTGCATTGGCGGCATGCATCCTCACGGGATGGGCGGTCAGTTGCCTCTGGCCCACCACCCTCGGACTCGTCGCCGACCGTTTCCCGCACGGTGGCGCATCCATGTTCGCGCTCTTGGCGGGTCTGGGAAACAGCGGCTGCATCGTGATGCCCTGGGTCATCGGCTTCGTCGCCGAACACAGTCAACTGCGCCTCGGTCTCGCCACAACCGTCCTCTGCCCGCTTGCAATCATCGTCCTCCTCGCCGCCATACGCCGCTGA
- a CDS encoding DUF4838 domain-containing protein — MERLMLIAGLTLACHAAAASGIAPDSMNGWAIVVADDAIASEKYAASEFQSLFRQATGIELPIVSAPPAPDHNIFIGHNAAMASSPVGFGIEKLGDEGLRIRIRKNNIAIAGGRPRGTLYGVYEFFERYFGVRFLTFDHTHFPDRASLKPLPRDNYSFVPPFSFRWSFYRENSEQPAFAARLRVNTVTNDEKLGGATPQGLIGHSLYKWINPELFGKTHPEYFALVGGERKLDVGGGGPEPCVTNPEVLDIVAEGVIKELDANPNVRNIPVSQNDNADYCRCDRCEAINKREGTPMGSHLAFINAVAERVEKVHPNVKVGTLAYWYTRRAPKTIKPRDNIQIQLCSIECCTLHALDDPSCRKNREFCRDMSAWKAICKDIWIWNYNTDFACYDLPFPNLRSIGANVRFFLKNNVKGVFMQANGNGTSGEMSDLRNYVMSRCLWHPGQESWPLVEEFCRLHYKESAQPILDYLTMLHDNAEKKKVHPGCFPTAIGVGLTPEVSQKAFDYFQDALAKAGSDEVRARIEKASICAYKAMILAGGGSWKYEDGVCKRQWSEPRFANIVDRYIELATRYRLTMAAETVPFPQYVETLKSQYGVPALRIENDTWRLLALPSANGRLIEMLHKPSGRNLIAGMTDAGLGKSSHEDIALKGYSDAKPLAFTGAIEGQSIVLAKTLEDGSTFERRIALDGDAIAFASKLTNATAQPKEYQFKAHPEFDAATNTADSDIVTAYIKDAEWKKINRHWIMDKGPDAGLLKQAQGGGFAFFNHKEKFGVNVSYDPAKIGEPYLFWNPEWSQINLELFTPAKELKPGESLSLEYTYRFLGEPPR, encoded by the coding sequence ATGGAAAGACTGATGTTGATCGCGGGATTGACGCTGGCCTGCCATGCGGCGGCCGCCAGCGGGATTGCCCCGGATTCAATGAACGGCTGGGCCATTGTCGTGGCGGACGACGCCATTGCGAGCGAGAAATACGCCGCTTCGGAATTCCAGTCGCTGTTCCGGCAAGCCACGGGCATTGAGTTGCCCATCGTGTCCGCGCCGCCCGCCCCGGACCACAATATTTTTATCGGACACAACGCGGCCATGGCGTCGAGTCCGGTCGGTTTCGGCATCGAAAAACTGGGCGACGAGGGATTACGCATCCGAATCAGAAAGAACAATATCGCCATCGCGGGCGGACGTCCGCGCGGCACGCTGTACGGCGTGTACGAATTTTTTGAACGCTATTTTGGCGTTCGCTTTCTGACCTTCGACCACACCCATTTTCCCGATCGCGCCTCGCTGAAACCGCTGCCGAGGGACAATTACTCCTTCGTGCCGCCGTTTTCGTTTCGCTGGAGTTTTTACCGGGAAAACAGCGAGCAGCCGGCATTCGCGGCGCGGTTGCGCGTCAATACCGTCACAAACGACGAGAAACTCGGCGGCGCCACGCCGCAGGGTCTCATCGGCCACAGCCTCTACAAATGGATCAACCCCGAATTGTTCGGCAAGACGCATCCGGAGTATTTCGCGCTGGTCGGCGGGGAACGTAAACTGGATGTCGGCGGCGGCGGCCCGGAACCCTGCGTGACGAATCCGGAGGTGCTCGACATCGTCGCGGAAGGCGTCATCAAGGAACTGGACGCCAACCCGAATGTCCGCAATATTCCCGTGAGCCAGAACGACAATGCCGACTACTGCCGGTGCGATCGTTGCGAGGCCATCAACAAACGCGAGGGCACGCCGATGGGATCGCATCTCGCGTTCATCAACGCCGTGGCCGAACGCGTCGAAAAGGTTCATCCCAACGTCAAGGTGGGCACGCTCGCCTATTGGTACACGCGCCGCGCGCCCAAAACCATCAAGCCGCGCGACAACATCCAGATCCAACTGTGTAGCATCGAGTGTTGCACGTTACACGCCCTAGACGATCCGTCCTGCCGGAAAAACCGCGAGTTCTGCAGGGACATGAGCGCGTGGAAGGCCATCTGCAAGGACATTTGGATCTGGAATTACAACACGGATTTCGCGTGTTACGATCTGCCGTTTCCAAACCTGCGCAGCATCGGCGCAAACGTCCGGTTCTTCCTCAAGAACAACGTCAAGGGCGTGTTCATGCAGGCCAATGGAAACGGCACGTCGGGCGAAATGTCGGACCTGCGCAATTACGTCATGTCGCGCTGCCTGTGGCATCCCGGACAGGAAAGTTGGCCGCTCGTCGAGGAATTCTGCCGACTCCACTACAAGGAATCCGCCCAACCCATCCTCGACTATCTAACGATGCTCCACGACAACGCCGAAAAGAAAAAAGTGCATCCCGGCTGTTTCCCGACGGCGATAGGCGTGGGATTGACACCGGAAGTCTCGCAAAAGGCCTTCGACTATTTCCAGGATGCGCTGGCGAAGGCCGGAAGCGACGAGGTCCGCGCGCGCATCGAAAAGGCATCCATCTGCGCGTACAAGGCAATGATCCTGGCGGGGGGCGGATCGTGGAAATACGAGGACGGCGTGTGCAAACGGCAATGGTCCGAGCCGCGTTTCGCGAACATCGTGGATCGGTATATCGAACTGGCGACGCGGTATCGCCTGACGATGGCCGCGGAGACGGTTCCGTTCCCGCAGTACGTGGAGACGTTGAAATCGCAGTACGGCGTGCCGGCGTTGCGCATCGAAAACGACACATGGCGCCTGCTCGCGCTTCCAAGCGCCAACGGCCGGCTCATCGAGATGCTGCACAAGCCTTCCGGGCGCAATCTGATCGCCGGCATGACGGACGCCGGGCTTGGCAAAAGTTCGCACGAGGATATCGCCCTGAAAGGGTATTCCGACGCGAAACCGCTCGCGTTCACGGGCGCCATCGAGGGACAAAGCATCGTCCTTGCGAAGACACTTGAGGATGGTTCGACGTTCGAGCGCCGGATTGCGCTTGACGGCGATGCCATTGCCTTTGCGTCAAAACTCACAAACGCAACGGCCCAGCCGAAAGAATACCAGTTCAAGGCGCATCCCGAATTCGATGCCGCCACGAATACCGCCGACAGCGACATCGTGACGGCCTACATCAAGGACGCCGAATGGAAGAAGATCAACCGCCATTGGATCATGGACAAGGGGCCGGACGCCGGTTTGCTCAAACAGGCCCAAGGCGGCGGATTCGCCTTCTTCAATCACAAGGAAAAATTCGGCGTGAACGTGTCCTACGATCCCGCGAAGATTGGCGAACCGTACCTCTTTTGGAACCCGGAATGGTCCCAAATCAACCTGGAACTCTTCACACCCGCCAAGGAACTGAAACCGGGCGAATCGCTGTCGCTTGAATACACCTACCGCTTCCTGGGCGAACCGCCCCGGTAA
- the yhbY gene encoding ribosome assembly RNA-binding protein YhbY has protein sequence MTTLTGAQRRHLRSLAHHLDPVCFVGKNGLTDAVVQACAAALDSHELIKVKFIDGKKEKREWSESIADRTDSAVVGLIGNIAILYRENPDTEKRRIQLP, from the coding sequence ATGACAACCCTGACCGGCGCGCAACGCCGCCACCTCCGATCCTTGGCGCATCATCTCGACCCCGTGTGTTTCGTGGGCAAGAACGGTCTGACGGACGCCGTCGTGCAGGCCTGCGCCGCCGCCCTCGATTCGCACGAACTGATCAAGGTCAAATTCATAGACGGCAAGAAAGAAAAACGCGAATGGTCCGAATCCATCGCAGATCGCACCGACAGCGCCGTCGTCGGACTTATCGGCAACATCGCCATTCTGTACCGCGAAAATCCTGATACGGAAAAACGCCGCATTCAACTGCCTTGA
- a CDS encoding sugar phosphate nucleotidyltransferase — MKGVVLAGGMGTRLRPLTRVTNKHLLPVYDKPMVFYPIQTLVEAGITEIMLVTGGNNAGDFLRLIGNGEEFGLKHMNYAYQKTEGGIADALRLARHFVGDDKVAVILGDNFVQGSVRKAVQDFMKQPRGAKIFLKEVSNPQDFGVAVLEGEKVVRVIEKPPVPPSNLAVIGIYLYDASVFEICETLVPSDRGELEITDVNNEYIRRGVMTYEVIEGWWADCGSFEALLRSNILVARERGVDV, encoded by the coding sequence ATGAAAGGTGTGGTATTGGCAGGCGGCATGGGGACGCGGCTGCGTCCTTTGACGCGCGTCACGAACAAGCATCTGTTGCCCGTATACGACAAGCCGATGGTGTTTTACCCGATCCAGACCCTCGTCGAAGCGGGTATCACGGAAATCATGCTGGTTACCGGAGGCAACAATGCCGGCGATTTCCTGCGCTTGATTGGCAACGGCGAGGAATTCGGCCTCAAGCACATGAATTACGCCTATCAGAAAACGGAAGGCGGCATTGCGGACGCGCTCCGGCTGGCGCGGCATTTTGTCGGCGACGACAAGGTCGCTGTGATACTGGGCGACAATTTCGTGCAGGGCAGCGTGCGCAAGGCCGTGCAGGATTTTATGAAGCAGCCGCGCGGCGCCAAAATCTTCCTGAAGGAAGTGTCCAACCCGCAGGATTTCGGCGTGGCCGTCCTCGAAGGCGAAAAGGTCGTGCGTGTCATTGAAAAGCCCCCGGTGCCGCCGTCCAATCTGGCCGTCATCGGCATCTACCTCTACGACGCCTCCGTCTTTGAGATCTGCGAGACGCTTGTTCCCAGCGACCGCGGCGAACTTGAAATTACCGATGTGAACAACGAGTATATCCGCCGCGGCGTCATGACCTACGAGGTCATCGAAGGCTGGTGGGCCGATTGCGGCAGTTTCGAGGCCCTGCTGCGATCGAACATACTTGTCGCCCGCGAACGCGGCGTGGATGTCTGA
- the ispH gene encoding 4-hydroxy-3-methylbut-2-enyl diphosphate reductase, producing the protein MKRIILAKPRGFCAGVERAIRSVEQALAVYGPPVYVLNAIVHNETVVQGLRGKGAVFVRDLNDVPHGSHLLFSAHGVGLAQWAAARERGLHVIDATCPLVEKVHREARRFAEDGCAIILIGEKGHDEVVGTAGWAPDHIQVVFSEEEAATVSVPDPDRVAYLTQTTLSVEDASRVIEALRRRFPAIRGPQADDICYATQNRQRAVIELAPQADLVLVVGDPASANSKRLAEICGKKGKPSHLIASALLIQDAWLQDAETVLVTSGASVPESLVRGVVEHLAGKGFLAVEEHEVAHENVHFGLPEAFKEDH; encoded by the coding sequence ATGAAGCGAATCATCCTTGCCAAGCCGCGCGGGTTTTGCGCGGGTGTCGAACGCGCGATACGGAGCGTCGAGCAGGCGCTGGCTGTGTACGGTCCGCCGGTGTATGTGCTGAATGCGATTGTGCACAATGAAACCGTCGTGCAGGGATTGCGCGGCAAAGGCGCGGTGTTCGTGCGCGATCTGAACGACGTGCCGCACGGTTCGCATCTGCTGTTCAGCGCGCACGGCGTGGGGCTGGCGCAATGGGCGGCCGCGCGCGAACGGGGGCTGCATGTCATTGACGCGACTTGTCCGCTGGTCGAGAAGGTCCACCGCGAAGCGCGGCGTTTTGCGGAGGACGGCTGCGCAATCATCCTGATTGGCGAAAAGGGCCACGATGAAGTCGTCGGCACTGCGGGCTGGGCGCCGGACCATATCCAGGTCGTTTTCTCCGAAGAGGAAGCGGCGACGGTTTCCGTGCCCGATCCGGATCGCGTGGCGTACCTGACGCAAACGACACTCAGTGTCGAGGACGCATCCCGCGTGATCGAAGCGTTGCGCCGCCGTTTTCCCGCCATACGCGGACCGCAGGCGGACGACATCTGTTATGCCACGCAGAACCGGCAACGGGCCGTGATCGAACTGGCGCCGCAGGCGGACCTAGTGCTGGTCGTGGGGGATCCGGCCAGCGCAAACTCAAAACGGCTCGCTGAAATCTGCGGCAAAAAAGGCAAACCGAGCCACTTGATCGCGTCGGCGTTGTTGATCCAAGATGCGTGGCTGCAAGACGCTGAAACGGTGCTGGTCACGTCCGGCGCATCGGTGCCGGAGTCGTTGGTGCGAGGCGTGGTCGAGCATTTGGCCGGCAAGGGTTTCCTCGCGGTCGAGGAACACGAAGTGGCGCACGAAAACGTCCATTTCGGATTGCCGGAAGCATTCAAGGAGGATCATTGA
- the rpe gene encoding ribulose-phosphate 3-epimerase: MNIKIAPSILASDFGRLAEEVRAVADAGADLIHIDVMDGHFVPNITIGPPVIAALRQYCPVPMDVHLMLDEPDRFVEDFANAGADIISFHVEAARHPHRLIDSIREMGCKAGIVLNPGTSEDDIEFLADAVDMVLIMSVNPGFGGQAFIPEAVRKIQNVRAMIGDRDIEVDGGIDETTAPMVIEAGANILVAGSYIFRSESYLEAIESLRNAVK; encoded by the coding sequence ATGAACATCAAGATAGCCCCCTCGATTCTGGCGAGCGACTTCGGGCGGCTGGCCGAGGAAGTCCGCGCGGTGGCCGATGCCGGCGCGGACCTCATCCATATTGACGTCATGGACGGCCATTTCGTCCCGAACATCACGATCGGCCCGCCCGTGATTGCCGCGTTGCGACAGTATTGTCCTGTGCCGATGGACGTCCATCTCATGCTGGACGAACCGGATCGGTTCGTCGAGGATTTCGCCAACGCCGGCGCGGACATCATCAGTTTCCATGTCGAGGCGGCGCGGCATCCCCACCGCCTGATCGATTCCATTCGGGAGATGGGCTGCAAGGCGGGGATCGTGCTCAATCCCGGCACCTCGGAAGACGACATCGAATTTCTTGCCGATGCGGTGGACATGGTATTGATCATGTCCGTCAATCCGGGGTTCGGCGGCCAGGCTTTCATCCCGGAAGCCGTCCGGAAAATCCAGAACGTCCGCGCGATGATTGGCGATCGGGACATCGAAGTGGACGGCGGCATTGACGAGACCACCGCGCCGATGGTCATCGAGGCCGGCGCGAACATACTCGTTGCCGGCTCCTACATTTTCCGAAGCGAGTCCTATCTCGAAGCCATCGAATCGCTCCGTAATGCCGTGAAATGA
- a CDS encoding glycoside hydrolase family 127 protein — protein MGGIGLVCMMACAAGADAWWNPEWAFRQRVSLAAAELTEDLVDFPVTILLDDGLFAFSRAQADGRDLRVVSSDGSLLDFEMVKWSSDKAEIHVFVPRIAAGVSGQYFDLYYGNPTAAALPSAPRWDSRYRLVMHLNGDLDDAARGGVAATAEGNVAIGEAARFQGDPAFLRVVPEKIAGLGEQITVVVRFRVDGGPSVQTLASGKRFQEPQDWFNFGLKTPRIVHTNAVSRDRQAPELNPEGISAGAWHSAIVVYDARNNSRTICIDGTVLQRDSALPGPLEIQEMRIGRGVLHFDPWQFSGAMDEVRLSDIARSDSWIRAEAACLAGGVNSFLAIGAPEAFGKPKPAPPPFDLVAPPDGMASRARKAISVQWRPSAGATGYAILLYDAADAPSPFATIEVGAKTQGAIPLELVNGRTFYWSVTARSETGETHAKERRKMTFYDWNMPIVKPEKTVRPALQPVRGAFGDLRGYLRKRIDKSIQRYFLETPESSPAILQVLRDRDRTPVRDPLVPWAGEFAGKYLTGGELVWRVTHDAALRATLDGFVRDLIACQGPDGYLGPFPASSRLTGGNWDVWGHYHCMLGLLLHHENTAYEPALETCRKAADLLFETFGPGGPTLTCDGAGGQMNMAVCHAMMLLYEKTGVPRYLELAKYIVHEAWNEDGAGKYLDSALAGVPMHEFPQHRWEALHDYQALPELYWLTGDEKYRKAFEHMFKTGLAGDRHNTGGVTSGEGFCGSPYNLGAIETCCTVAWIAMSVDVLRMTGDSRVADEIEWSTLNSALGAVPYSGRVCAYNVPMDGTRVFGVELPWQSPKAGPDLNCCAVNAYRPMGMIAEWALMDGADGLTLNFYGPSDLRALLPSGNSVVLSQDTNYPVGNRVTIRVQPNRKESFPLRLRIPEWSKRTEVRVAGQVFDAVAGTYLRIERAWQEGDLIEMAFDFTPRFWKGEQECDGKTSIYRGPLLYAYDARYNELNPDELPAMDWASVQFEDIEWDGPIEPWALATLKDAKGASYRVCDFSSAGQTGNHYRSWLP, from the coding sequence ATGGGCGGAATCGGGTTGGTGTGCATGATGGCGTGCGCGGCGGGCGCGGATGCGTGGTGGAATCCGGAGTGGGCGTTCCGGCAGCGTGTGTCGCTTGCCGCCGCCGAACTGACGGAAGACCTCGTTGATTTTCCCGTGACAATCCTTCTGGACGATGGGCTGTTTGCCTTTTCACGCGCACAGGCTGACGGCCGCGACCTGCGCGTTGTCTCTTCGGACGGATCGCTGCTCGATTTCGAGATGGTCAAGTGGTCGTCCGACAAAGCCGAAATACATGTCTTTGTGCCGAGAATTGCCGCGGGCGTCTCCGGCCAGTATTTCGACCTCTACTACGGCAATCCGACGGCCGCCGCGCTGCCTTCGGCTCCACGATGGGATTCGCGCTACCGTCTGGTCATGCACCTGAACGGCGATCTCGACGATGCCGCGCGCGGCGGCGTAGCCGCGACCGCCGAAGGCAACGTCGCCATCGGCGAGGCGGCGCGTTTCCAGGGCGATCCGGCGTTTCTGCGGGTCGTGCCGGAAAAGATCGCGGGGCTGGGCGAACAGATTACGGTAGTGGTGCGCTTTCGCGTGGACGGCGGCCCAAGCGTGCAGACGCTCGCGTCGGGGAAACGTTTCCAGGAACCGCAGGACTGGTTCAACTTCGGATTGAAAACGCCGCGCATCGTTCACACGAACGCGGTCAGCCGCGACCGGCAAGCGCCGGAGTTGAATCCCGAAGGCATTTCCGCGGGCGCGTGGCATTCGGCCATCGTCGTGTACGATGCGCGCAACAACTCGCGGACGATCTGCATTGACGGCACGGTCTTGCAGCGCGACAGCGCGTTGCCCGGCCCGCTCGAAATCCAGGAAATGCGGATTGGACGCGGTGTGCTGCATTTCGACCCGTGGCAATTCAGCGGCGCGATGGACGAGGTCCGGCTGAGCGACATCGCCCGTTCCGATTCGTGGATTCGCGCCGAGGCGGCGTGTCTCGCCGGGGGCGTGAACAGTTTCTTGGCCATAGGCGCGCCGGAGGCATTCGGCAAGCCGAAACCCGCGCCGCCGCCCTTCGACTTGGTTGCGCCGCCGGACGGCATGGCGTCGCGCGCCCGAAAGGCCATCTCGGTGCAATGGCGGCCGTCCGCGGGCGCAACGGGCTATGCCATTCTTCTATATGATGCGGCGGACGCCCCCTCGCCCTTTGCAACCATCGAGGTAGGCGCCAAAACGCAAGGCGCCATCCCGTTGGAACTCGTGAATGGAAGAACTTTTTATTGGAGCGTGACGGCGCGATCCGAAACCGGGGAAACCCATGCAAAGGAGCGGCGAAAAATGACCTTTTATGATTGGAATATGCCCATAGTCAAGCCGGAGAAGACGGTTCGGCCCGCGTTGCAGCCCGTGCGCGGCGCATTTGGCGATTTGCGCGGCTATCTGCGCAAACGCATTGACAAATCCATCCAGCGGTATTTCCTGGAAACCCCCGAATCGAGCCCGGCCATCCTGCAGGTCCTGCGGGACCGTGATCGAACGCCCGTGCGCGATCCGCTCGTGCCGTGGGCGGGCGAGTTCGCGGGCAAGTACCTGACCGGCGGTGAACTCGTCTGGCGCGTCACGCACGACGCGGCCCTGCGTGCAACGCTCGATGGGTTCGTTCGCGATCTCATCGCGTGCCAGGGGCCGGACGGTTATCTCGGCCCGTTTCCGGCGTCTTCGCGCTTGACTGGCGGCAACTGGGACGTGTGGGGGCATTACCATTGCATGCTCGGCCTGCTCCTGCACCACGAAAACACGGCCTACGAACCCGCACTCGAAACCTGCCGGAAGGCGGCGGATCTTTTGTTCGAAACGTTTGGACCGGGCGGCCCGACATTGACTTGCGACGGGGCCGGCGGCCAGATGAACATGGCCGTTTGCCATGCCATGATGCTGCTGTACGAAAAGACCGGCGTGCCGCGCTATCTTGAACTGGCGAAATATATCGTTCACGAGGCATGGAACGAGGACGGCGCGGGCAAATACCTAGATTCGGCGTTGGCCGGCGTGCCCATGCACGAGTTCCCGCAACACCGCTGGGAAGCGCTGCACGACTACCAAGCCCTGCCCGAACTCTACTGGCTGACCGGCGACGAAAAATACCGTAAGGCGTTCGAGCACATGTTCAAGACCGGTCTCGCGGGCGATCGACACAACACCGGCGGCGTTACTTCGGGCGAAGGGTTCTGCGGATCGCCGTACAATTTGGGCGCGATAGAAACATGCTGCACCGTCGCGTGGATTGCCATGTCGGTGGATGTGCTGCGCATGACCGGCGACAGCCGTGTGGCCGACGAGATCGAATGGAGCACCCTCAACAGCGCGCTCGGCGCGGTCCCGTACAGCGGCCGTGTCTGCGCGTACAATGTCCCCATGGACGGGACGCGCGTATTCGGCGTCGAACTGCCGTGGCAATCGCCCAAGGCGGGGCCCGACCTCAACTGCTGCGCGGTCAACGCCTACCGTCCGATGGGCATGATCGCGGAATGGGCGCTCATGGATGGCGCGGACGGGCTGACGCTGAACTTCTACGGCCCCTCGGATCTCCGCGCGCTGTTGCCGTCGGGCAATTCCGTCGTCCTTTCGCAGGACACGAACTATCCCGTCGGAAACCGGGTTACGATACGCGTGCAACCGAACCGCAAGGAGTCGTTTCCGTTGCGGTTGCGCATTCCCGAATGGTCGAAGCGGACGGAGGTGCGCGTGGCCGGACAGGTTTTCGACGCCGTGGCCGGAACGTATTTACGCATCGAACGCGCATGGCAGGAAGGCGATCTTATCGAAATGGCCTTCGATTTCACGCCACGATTCTGGAAAGGCGAGCAGGAATGCGACGGGAAGACATCCATTTACCGCGGCCCGCTCCTCTATGCCTATGACGCGCGGTACAACGAACTGAACCCGGACGAACTTCCCGCGATGGATTGGGCTTCGGTGCAATTCGAGGATATCGAATGGGACGGCCCTATCGAACCGTGGGCGCTGGCAACGTTGAAAGACGCCAAAGGCGCGTCGTACCGCGTCTGCGACTTTTCAAGCGCCGGCCAGACCGGCAACCATTACCGCTCTTGGCTTCCATGA
- a CDS encoding carbon-nitrogen hydrolase family protein — MARIVRVAAFTDLLEKSPRTVQDNLDWTCGILDRMACEKPDIVCLTEVFDTIGTGLKHAEMAQSLEGPTFPRMMEKAREHGFNIVCAFTEQRENGIYNVAAVIDRQGSLAGRYDKIHPTNSEIEDGVLPGKTGPTVIPTDVARIGCQICFDANWHADWGALKQAGAEIVFFPSAFSGGRIVQAIATLYHLPVVAACCRQCCRIVDRDGLILNRQGVYQPWVLASLDLDTPLFHLDYQFEKLEAIRKDFGPAVTIRVYEEEGWWRILPNAPDVNVSQIVADYHLETLDDYIARSEAFQKAHRLPVDANPGA; from the coding sequence TTGGAGAAGTCGCCGAGAACTGTACAGGACAATCTCGACTGGACCTGCGGCATCCTCGACCGCATGGCCTGCGAAAAACCGGACATCGTCTGCCTGACGGAGGTGTTCGACACCATCGGGACCGGGCTGAAACACGCCGAAATGGCGCAGAGCCTCGAAGGTCCGACCTTTCCCCGCATGATGGAAAAGGCGCGCGAGCACGGGTTCAATATTGTCTGCGCATTCACCGAACAACGCGAAAACGGCATCTACAACGTCGCCGCCGTCATAGATCGGCAAGGCTCGCTTGCGGGCCGTTACGACAAAATTCATCCCACAAACAGTGAAATCGAGGACGGCGTCCTTCCTGGAAAGACCGGGCCGACGGTCATACCGACCGACGTGGCCCGAATTGGCTGCCAGATTTGCTTCGACGCGAACTGGCACGCGGACTGGGGCGCGCTCAAACAGGCCGGCGCGGAAATCGTCTTTTTCCCTTCCGCCTTTTCCGGCGGTCGCATTGTTCAGGCGATCGCCACACTTTATCATCTTCCGGTCGTTGCCGCCTGCTGCCGCCAATGCTGCCGCATCGTTGACCGTGACGGCTTGATTCTCAACCGGCAGGGCGTTTATCAGCCATGGGTTTTAGCGTCGCTCGATCTCGACACGCCGCTTTTTCACCTGGATTACCAGTTCGAAAAACTCGAAGCCATCCGCAAGGACTTCGGCCCCGCCGTGACGATCCGCGTCTACGAAGAGGAAGGCTGGTGGCGCATTCTGCCCAACGCGCCGGACGTAAATGTTTCCCAAATTGTCGCGGACTATCACCTCGAAACGCTCGACGATTACATTGCGCGCAGCGAGGCATTCCAAAAGGCGCATCGCCTGCCGGTTGACGCAAACCCCGGCGCCTGA